The Hydrogenobacter sp. T-2 region GCTTTTCCTTAAAGAGCTTTACACTTCCCAGGGGGACCTTATGATTAAACACCGAGGCTAACATAAACTTGTGGCTTAACATATGCACATACATATTCTTTTCCTGTCCTGAGAAAAACATGCTTCTCTTTGAAGAAATAATGTTTTCAAGCTGGTCTACCGCACCCACCACCGCAGCACCGATAAGGGCAACTCTCTGAGCAACAGACTTGTAAGTGTCTACAAAGGGAGCAAAGCTCACAAGCCTTCCTCCGTCATCCATAAGCACCACAAGGTCTAAAAGCAGGGAGTTCTTAAAGTCCTGAAGTTTCTTGCTTATTTCCTCCAACTCCTGTTCCTTGAGGCTGTAACCAATAAGGTCCATCTTCTTCACCTCCAAAAGTGAATTGACAGCGACCCTCCACCTCACCCACTCCCTTTAGCTTTCCAATCCCTATAAAGTTAGCAATGCCGTCTATATATCCCTTGCAAAAGGAACATACTATAGATTGCGTAGGCTTTAGCTCGGGGATATCCCAAAGGGGACAAGCGGAGACCTCGATAACCGCCTTACCATCGGGCAGGTTTATACTGTTTAAGTTTAACTGTCTTTCCCTTGCATACCTCCTGCCTATGTGGTTCATAAGAATATGTCCAGATTGGTCAAAGGCATAGCTCACAGCCCGTTCTACCGCCAAAAGAGCATTGCGGTTCTTTAACTCATCCACTAACCTGCTAAAGGTTTTGTAAGCTCTTTCACCACCCACTTCCGCAATACCCTGAGCCAAAGCTCTCAAAAGCTCTTCTTCCTCAATAAACCACATGGCTCACCTCCTAAGGGAGAAATATAACGAGTTTGTGTTAAGAATTTGTTAAGGAGAGACCTATGAGATAAATTCTTATACTATGCAGGAGCTTATCTTTGAGAAAGGTATAAAGCATACCGCGCACGGACTTAACTTTTATATGACCTACTTTGACGATATTGCAAGGGTTCTACCGAGGGAAGCCTACTGTTTTATAGTGGGTGGTTGGGTAAGAGATAGGTTTCTGGGTGAGCCTGTGGGATACCATATAGATGTAGACCTTTTGGTAACCTGCGACCCAAGAGAAACCGCCAAAAAGCTCGCAGAGAGGATAGGTGGCTCTTACTTTGAATTTGAGAAAAAGGGACTGCTTAGGAGACCTACCATAGCGACAGTGGTTCTGAGACTTCCACCCTACAAGTATCGTTTTGACTTTGCTCAGATAAAGGGTAGAGACTTAGAAAAGGCTCTGGTGGAAGACCTGCTTTCAAGGGACTTTACCGCCAACGCTATGGCGGTTAGCATAGATGATGTGCTTAGCATAGGTGCAAAGCAAACCCTAATCTACGACCCAGCTCATGGCGTAGAGGACTTAGAGCAGGGGCTTTTGAGACCTGTTTCTTTCAAAAACCTTGAGGAAGACCCAGTAAGGATACTACGGGGCTTTCGCCTTGCGGTAGAAAAGGGGCTTGAGCTTACCGAAGATTTTTACGAGTTTGTAAAGAAAAAGAAGCATCTTGTAAAGAAGGCACCAGCCGAGAGGATAAATCTTGAGCTTTTCAAAATCCTTAGACATCCTAAAAGCTATAGGGTGCTCAAAGACCTATACGCACATGGAGTTTTGCAGGAGCTTTTCCCAGACACAGACCGTTGGAAGGAGATAAGAGACCAGGGGGAGCATCACATATACCCTCTTGAAGAGCATGTCTTTAGGGTGCTTGAAGCCCTTGAAGGGGTTATACAGGAGAGGGACATATACCTGCCTGCGGAGCTTTTGGAAAACTTTGGGGAAATGGAAGTGCATGGTGAGTTCTCTGACATTGAGCTACTTAAACTTTCCGCACTCTTTCATGACATTGCCAAGCCTCATACCTTTGAGGTGAGAGAAGGTAAGATAACCTTTTACAACCACGATAAGCTGGGTGCGGAGCTGGTAAGGGGCTATGGCAAAGCCTACAAATGGGGTGAGCTAGCAACAGAGTTTGTGGCAAGGCTTGTGAGAGAGCACCTAAGACCCTTCTACCTGAGGGAGTCCCTCTCTAAAGGACAGCTTACGGACAGAGGAAGGGCGAACTTTTGGAGAGAGTGTGGAGACATAGCAGGTCATCTCTTTTTGCATGCCATTGCGGACGCTATAGGTAGTGGTGACCAAGAGGTGGAGATAAAGAAACTTCTTGAGACTATACATGACTTGGTGAGCTTTAAAAGAGAAAAACTTTCAAAAGTCTCAATAGAAGCCCTGCTTGATGGAAGGGAGATAATGCAGACCCTTGGTATAGCTCAGGGTCCTCTTGTGGGAAAGCTCAAGAAAGCTCTTGAGGAAGCACAGTTGGAGGGTAAGGTAAAGACCAAAGAGGAAGCCCTTGAGTTTATAAAGGCTTACTATAAAAGCCTAAAAGAAGAAGCATAGCCTTGTGGATAAGAAGAGGTTCGTATATGCCAAGCTCCTCGAAGAGCCATCCGTCGCCACCAGTTAGCACAAGACTAAGGCTCTTGCCATAGGCTTTTTGCCATTCTCTCAAACATCCCTCAAGGAAATAAAAATACTGCTTATAAAACCCACCGAGAATTGCAGTCTCTGTATCTTTACCTATGGTGGCTATGGTCTTTTTTAACTCTAACTTTGGAATTAACTCCGCCCTTTGAGAAAGGCATTCAAGCCCAGTGCCCACACCAAGAGTTATAAAGCCACCTTGAAATACACCATCTATCGCCAAGTCTAAGACTACCGCAGTGCCAAAGCTGGCTACCACTACGTCCTTTGAAAAGAGCTGGACCGCTCCGTAAAGGTTGAGCAATCTGTCTATGCCCACTCTCTCCTTTCCCTCAAAGGCACTTTGAAGTGGCACATCCTCCGCCCTTATAAACCTCGCATGGGGGTATTTTTCAAGGATGATATTGTTCGCTGAGGGTTTAACAGAGGACACGAGCACAAGGTCTGCACTCAAGAGTGGCACGTCCTTATGGCTGTGTTTACCCACATACTTCAAAGAACCCTCAAAGAGGCACACGTCCACTGAGGTATTTCCCACATCAAGGGTTAAAACTCTCACATCTTGCACCCTCTTTGGAGGCTCGGAGCGTTATATACCTTGAGTTTATACCCTCCTCTTTGAAGGCTTGAACCATGGCAGAGCCCACCTTTTCCGCCTCGTCAATACACAGACTTGCCACAGAAGGACCCGCACCGCTCAGAAAGACCGCCAAAGCACCAGCCTCGTAAGCCTTCTGGAGCACTTTCCAAAAGCCTGGTATTAGCTCAGACCTGTAGGGTTGATGAAGTTTGTCCTTAACTGCCTCTTTCAAAAGTTCAAAGCTCCTCGTAAGAATTGCACCCACAAAAAGAGCAGACCTTTGCAGGTTAAAGACCGCATCCTTTAAAGAGACCTCTTTTCTTAGCACCTCCCTTGCCCTCTGGGTGGAAAGCTCAAAGTCTGGCACACATACCACCACCTTTAGCTCCTCTGGGAAGTCAAGCCTTAGAAACCTAACACCCTCCTCAGAGCTTGCACAGACCACAAAGCCACCAAGAAAGGCAGGAAGCAGGTTGTCCGGATGTGGCTCAAACTCAAAAGCAACCCTTAGCTTTTCCTCAAGACTTAGACTAATGCCATGTAAAGACTCGCAGGCTAAGATGCCACCCACTATGGCAGTGGCAGAAGAGCCAAGCCCTCTTGCGGTAGGGACTCGGTTTACCTGCCTGAGTTTAAAAGGCTTTTCCTCAAGAGCAAACACCTCACAGACTCTTTTGTAAACTCTTACAAACAGATTGCTCTCGTCTTTTGGCAGACTTACACCCTCACCCTCTATATCTATCGTATATACCTTAGAAGGCTCTATATAGAACTCGTTGTATAGGCTGAGGGCAAGACCAAAGGCATCAAAACCAGAACCAAAGTTGCTGGTGCTTGCAGGGACAAGAAGGCGTAGCATGAGAAAGATTATAATCCTATACCTGAAGTGTTAGGGTCAAAGATTAAGTGTAAACATTTTCACATATTTGTCAACAATTTTACCTACATTGCAAAACAGAGGAACGGCAGAAAGTCTTAATTATCAGGCTTTTATTTAGCTTCTCCTTATGGCACCTTTTTTGCAAAAGAGTATTCATGGCTTTTGTAAACAACTTGAAACCTACGAAAGGTATGTGCTATTTTTACGGAGGAGAGGCATAGCATGGTAGACGTGAGATTTTACATGGCTCAGCACGAGCTTTATATCAAGAGGCTAAAAAGGGCTATAGAGTCAAGAGGAGATTTCGCCCACAAGGAGTGTTGTAGGGATACAAAGGAAAACTGCTGTGCCTTTGGTCAAACCTTTTATAGGGATATAATGCCAAACCTTGAGGATTTTCCAGAGCCAATAAGAGAGGTTATATTGCAGGTAGAAAAAGTCCACTGCGAATTCCATGAAATAGGCAAGCAAATAGACACCGAAAACCCAGACGAAGCCCTTGTTAAAGAGATGCAGGATACTTCCTTAACCCTTTATCAGCTTTTGATGAGGTTGGAACGCATGCTTATTGGGGTTAAAAAAGTTTAACATGCTTAACCAAATCTTAACAATTATCTTCTATAATCTTCTGCAATGATTGAGTATGTATCTCTCAGAAAAGGTGAGGCAAGGCTCTACTTTTCAAGCACTGCGGAAAGGGAGCTTTTTCTCCGTGGCATGAACGGGGTGGAGGGGGTTGAGGGGGTGGAATACAAGGAAAATACAAGGACGCTTCTGATTAGGTTCAAAGAGGGTAGTTTTGCCCACTATCTTATAGAAAATCTTAAACGCGAAAAGGACTATCAAAGATTGGAGGGTGAGGATGTAAACTTCTACCTTCAGCCTTTCCTCAAGCATCCAGTGATAAAGCTCGCCTTTAGCACCGCACTGCTTGGCTGGAAGGTAGGCTTGATTTCCTTTGCGGTTTGCAGTATGTTTTTAACTCCATACCTTAAAAGTAATCTCTAAGGAGGTAAGGCATGTTTAATGTGAGTATTCCAAGCACCATAGGTGGATGCCTTTCCACCAACATGATGTTGTACGGTTTTGGTGCCCTTGCGGGGCTCGTGGTCCTTAGTAGGCTCATGAGGGATGCAAGACCTTTTCTTGTGTCTACTACTAAGGAGGTTATAGCCTTTCAGCAGTGGCTCAGCGGAAACCTTGAAGAGGGCAAAGAGTTCTGGGAGGACGTGGTCTCTGAAGCCAAGCACCTCTATAGGCTTGAGGTGGAGAAAAAGTTAGAAATTCTCCAAAAACAGCAGGAGATACTACAAAGAATAAAAGAAAGACTGTGAGGAGGTAAGGACATGAACCAGATAACTTCTATTCTTGGAAAGGCAGTATGCTCTGGTCCCTTTAGTTTTGCTTTCGGCTTTGGTATTGGCCTATTAGCCTTTTATATGCTCGATAGGGCAAAGGAAAGGAGAAGGCTTGAAGAAACACAAAGAGAGATAGAAGCTATGGTTAAAGCCCTTGAGCTAAAGCTCCAGCAGGAGAGCAAGACAGAATGACCTACAAGGTAGAAAAGCTATCTCCTGGAAGACTGAGGCTTACCTCATACCTCTTTCAGTATCTACATCATCCTGACGAGACCTTAAGGGCTTACTTTTCAAGGTTTGGTGGTGTAAGGAGGGTGAGCTATTCAAGATCTTCTGGAAGGCTTATCCTTGAGTATGACACAAAGAACTTTGACCTTATAGAGTTTCTAAGCCATATTGAAAACACACCTCGTGATGTCTTTCTTGAGGACCTATCAAGGGAAAAGCAAAGCAAACAAAAAGAGGCTAATGGAGCTTCTCGTTGGCTTATGCTTAGCACCTTGGGCTTTCTGCCCTACCTTATGAGGGGTCTTCTGCCCACCTCCTTGCTCGCAGGCATGACCCTGCTCCTTTCCAAGCCTGTTTTTGAAAAGGCGATTAGCTCTCTTAGAAAGGGTAAACTGGACGTGCATATGCTTGACTCCTCTGCCATAGCATTGGCAAGCCTTACAGGCAGTCCACTCTCTGCCCATACCATGGTCTTTCTCCTTGCCCTCGGTGATTACCTCTCTGAAAGGGTGGAAAGGAAGGCTTATGAGAAGATTGAAAAGCTCTTTTCTTACAAAGAGGACACTGCTTGGCTTATGATAGGCAACGGTCAGGCGGTAAAGGTAAAAGCCCTTGACCTCAAAAGGGGAGACCTTATAGCGGTCTACGCAGGGGAGAAGATACCAGCGGACGGTGTAGTGGAAGAGGGAGATGCCCTTGTAAATCAAGCATCTCTTACAGGAGAATCTAACCCTGTCCACAAAAAGACGGGAGACAAGGTCTTTGCAGGAACCTTTGTGGAAGATGGCAAGCTCTACATAAGGGTGGAAGAGGTAGGAGAAGAGACGGTAGTGGCAAAGATAGCCAAGATAGTGGAAGAGAGCATAAAAGAGCCCATAAACATCCAAAGGATGGCAGAAGAAACAGCCAATAGATTGGTTATGCCCACAATAGGTCTTGGTGCTCTCTCTTATATCACAAGCGGTCAAATAAGCAGGCTCACTTCAACACTAATAATAGACTATCACACCGGCATTCACCTTGCCACACCTCTGACAGTGCTCTCCAGCGTGGCACAGGCTTCCACCTATGGCATCCTCATAAAGAGCGGTGGAAAACTTGAGGCTCTCTCAAGGGTAGACACCTTTGTGATGGACAAGACGGGCACTCTAACGGTGGGGCATCCAGTCATAGAAGATGTGGTGGGTCTTGAGGTTTCAGAGGATGAGACCCTTCTGTATTCTGCTTCTCTTGAGCAGAGGATAACTCATCCGGTGGCAAGGGCTATAGTAAAGCTCGCAGAAGCAAAAGGCTTGGAGCTCCTGCCAAGAGAAAACTCTCAATACCACATAGGTCTTGGAATAGAGGGTGAGCTAAATGGCACGAAGTTTATGCTTGGAAGCACGCGCTTTATGCAGAAAAAGAAGATAAGGATAAGCCAAGAAATAAGAAGCCTTGTGGACAAGTTTCACTCAGAGGCAAAGTCTGTGCTGTATCTTGTGAGAGAGAGAAAGATAGTAGGGCTTCTTACCTTCAGAGACCCTCTCAGGGAAGATGCAAAGGATGTGGTGGCGGAGCTAAAAAGAAGGGGCAAAAGGGTGGTGCTTTGCACGGGAGACAATGAGGGCATAGCCAAGTATATGGCAAAGGAGCTTGGTATAGAGGAGTATTATGCAAGGGTATTCCCTGCGGAGAAGGCAAAGGTGGTGGAAAAGCTCAAAAAACAGGGAAGGGTGGTAGCCTTTGTGGGTGATGGTGTAAACGATTCGCCTGCTCTTTCTGTTGCGGACGTGGGTATTTCTCTGAGGAGCGGGACGGATATAGCTATAGAGGTGGCGGACGTGGTTATAGGGGACAGCCTTTGGCATCTTGTGGATGTGGTGGACATAGCGGAAAGAACTATAAGAAAATTAAAGACCATATACAGATTAAACGGTCTTGCAAACACGGTGGGTCTTATTGGGTCCGCCTTGGGACTCTTTGGTCCCTCAGTTTCAACGCTTATAAACAACGGCACTACAGTGCTGTTGGGCTTATATTCCATAAAAAACCCTAAGGAGGTGAAAAGCCATGGAAGAGAAGAAGGACCTTGCACAAGAGCTTGAAAGGATTAAGACAGAGCTTGAGGAGCTAAAGAAGAAGATGGGTATTGCGGAGGAGGAAAAGAGCCTAAAGGACCTCCCTGCGGAAGCCCTCTCAAAGGTTATGGAAGTTAGCAAAGAGATAGTCAAAACCACTGCGGAGATCGGAGAAAAGGCTCTCAAGGTTGTAAAGTATTCCGTTGAAGGTGCAGTAGAAGGTGCAAAGAAGGCTCTAAAGGAAGAGGAGAAGAAGGAACAAGGATGAACTTTATAAGGACAAGGAGCGGAAGGTATCTTAATACTCTGCATGTTATATCCCTCTCGGTAGAGGAGGCAAAAATAGAGATAGAGGGCAAAAAGAGGCTGGTTTACAAGGTGGTTGCCTACATGAGCCAGCCTCTCCTTCCTGCGGTTTTGGGCATATACTCCACAGAAGAGAAGGCTTTTGAGGTCCTGGAGGACATCATTAGGAGGCTATCTCAGGATGAAAGGGTCATACACATTGAAAGCGAATACTGAAGACTACATAAGGGAGCTTAAACTTCTTGCTCATCATATACAGGAGACGCACGGAGAAGTTCTCAAAAACATACAAGAACCCATCTTACTTGAAGTGGAGCTTCCTGAGAGAGAGATCGCACTATTTATCATAAGCTCCGAAGGAATTCGTCAAGCCATTAGCACTCAGGAAGCTAAAAATGTGGTAAAAGTAAACTACAAAGACCTTATGAGGCTCGTGGAAAAACCCTCAAGGATAATCCGCTACATCTTTGAAGGGAGGGTAAGAATAAAGGGAGACTACCAAAGAATTCTCTCCATCCTACAAAATCTTCTCTAAAGAAGTCTGTTTATTGCCTTGGTTATGAGGTTTTCTATTAGCCCACCCACCACGAAGGACTCAATTAGTATGGTTCTGTCCTTTTCGGTAAGGAAGGTATCCCTTTCGCGTTTTCTGAGTTTCTCCCCCTTCTTAAGAAATCTCCTGTAGCAGTCCTTCTCCCTCTCAATCTCTTGGATTAGTGCCTCTATCCTCTCCTTCATGTTAGATAGTTTAACTGAAAAGTGTTAAGATTTTGTTAAGATTTATGTTTTCTTCTTTGTGCTACACAAGGCAAAACTTATTAAACAAGGACTCCTTGGTAAACATCAAGAAGTTTTTCAAAAGTAGCATTCCAAGAGAAATTACTAAGCACAAAGGAGCTGACCTTTTCTTTGTTAACCAGACTCACCTCGTTGCAGGCACGGACTATGGCGTGGTAGAAGGCTTCCAAAGTGAGCTCTTTTACCAAAAACTCCTTAAAAGGTTGTGTTTCAAGACCCATATCATAGGCAACCAGCAGACAACCACAAGCCTGAGCTTCAAGAAAGGCAAGCCCGTAGGTTTCTCCTGTAGAGGTGCTCACAAAGATATCACAGCTTGCATAAACTTTTGCCAAATCCTCTTCTCTTTGGAGGTATCCAAGATAGGTGAGGTTAGGAAGTTTCTGAGATAGCCTTTCTACTCTTTTCCTTAGAGGACCGTCTCCTACCACCACAAGATGGAAAAGGGTAGGGTCAAGGTGTTGAAAGACTTCTAAGAGAAGGTCTAAGTTTTTCTCTGGCGAGAGCCTACCAGCGTATATTAGCTTAAATCTACCAGCATATATGCCAAGGGCTTTTTCAAAGTATGGGTCTCTTTTAGAGGGGTTAAAGACCTCCGTATCCACTCCGAGGTTTACAGTGATTATGTTTTCAAGACCGCAGGCCATTAAAAACTCCTCCTGCACCCTTGAGGGGGTTATTATAAGGTCTGCCTTTGCGAGCTTTTTTCTTATGGTATGCTCCAAAAGCACCCTTTTGAGCCTTTCTGGAGCGGGCAAAAGCGAAAGGTCCGTCCTTATGTCAGAATGGTAAAAGACGCTTAGTAGATAGTTGTCAGACTTTAAATGATTTATGGGTTGATAGGTGCCACCCAGCTCTACTACATCAGGCTCCTCTATTTTCAGTATTTCCCTTATCTCCGCAAAGGAGGAGAAGAACCTATAACCACCTGTTAAAGGCAGAGGAAAGGAGGGAAGCTCGTAGACCTTGGTGGAGTTAATATGGTATGTTCTTCTTTCCTTTCCGGGTATTATAAGCACATGCTCTATACCCTTTTTCTGCATATACTTGCTTTTTTCAAGAAGGTATCTCCTTATACCTCCGCTTTTGCTATGAAAGTATGGGGTTATGTCAACAAGTTTCATGGACAAGCCTCCCAAGACCAGCTATGGCTAACATGTAGTCTATGTAAGTTTTTCTCATATCAAGGCTTCTTGCGTAGTATAGGGCTTCTTGAGACATACTTCTCCTTAGGCTTTCATTGGATAGAAGAAGGGAGAGCTTTTCTACAAAGTCCTCGGGCTTTGTGGCTATAAAGCCATTTACACCCTCTTGAACATGCTCGTGAGATGCACCCTTTGAGCTTACTACCACAGGAAGACCGCTTGCCATAGCCTCTAAAACCACTTGCCCATAGGTCTCTGTTTCAGAGGGGAATAAAAACGCGTCAGAGCTTGCGTAAGCGGTAGCCAGCTCCTCTCCCACCATATAACCCACAAGGTGCACATTCTTTGGTTTTTTGTTCTCTATCTCTTTCCTATAGGGTCCATCTCCCACTATCACAAAGATGTCTTCGGGGAAGCATTTGGCAGTGT contains the following coding sequences:
- a CDS encoding HDIG domain-containing metalloprotein produces the protein MQELIFEKGIKHTAHGLNFYMTYFDDIARVLPREAYCFIVGGWVRDRFLGEPVGYHIDVDLLVTCDPRETAKKLAERIGGSYFEFEKKGLLRRPTIATVVLRLPPYKYRFDFAQIKGRDLEKALVEDLLSRDFTANAMAVSIDDVLSIGAKQTLIYDPAHGVEDLEQGLLRPVSFKNLEEDPVRILRGFRLAVEKGLELTEDFYEFVKKKKHLVKKAPAERINLELFKILRHPKSYRVLKDLYAHGVLQELFPDTDRWKEIRDQGEHHIYPLEEHVFRVLEALEGVIQERDIYLPAELLENFGEMEVHGEFSDIELLKLSALFHDIAKPHTFEVREGKITFYNHDKLGAELVRGYGKAYKWGELATEFVARLVREHLRPFYLRESLSKGQLTDRGRANFWRECGDIAGHLFLHAIADAIGSGDQEVEIKKLLETIHDLVSFKREKLSKVSIEALLDGREIMQTLGIAQGPLVGKLKKALEEAQLEGKVKTKEEALEFIKAYYKSLKEEA
- a CDS encoding type III pantothenate kinase, with protein sequence MRVLTLDVGNTSVDVCLFEGSLKYVGKHSHKDVPLLSADLVLVSSVKPSANNIILEKYPHARFIRAEDVPLQSAFEGKERVGIDRLLNLYGAVQLFSKDVVVASFGTAVVLDLAIDGVFQGGFITLGVGTGLECLSQRAELIPKLELKKTIATIGKDTETAILGGFYKQYFYFLEGCLREWQKAYGKSLSLVLTGGDGWLFEELGIYEPLLIHKAMLLLLGFYSKPL
- the thrB gene encoding homoserine kinase, encoding MLRLLVPASTSNFGSGFDAFGLALSLYNEFYIEPSKVYTIDIEGEGVSLPKDESNLFVRVYKRVCEVFALEEKPFKLRQVNRVPTARGLGSSATAIVGGILACESLHGISLSLEEKLRVAFEFEPHPDNLLPAFLGGFVVCASSEEGVRFLRLDFPEELKVVVCVPDFELSTQRAREVLRKEVSLKDAVFNLQRSALFVGAILTRSFELLKEAVKDKLHQPYRSELIPGFWKVLQKAYEAGALAVFLSGAGPSVASLCIDEAEKVGSAMVQAFKEEGINSRYITLRASKEGARCESFNP
- a CDS encoding CZB domain-containing protein, encoding MVDVRFYMAQHELYIKRLKRAIESRGDFAHKECCRDTKENCCAFGQTFYRDIMPNLEDFPEPIREVILQVEKVHCEFHEIGKQIDTENPDEALVKEMQDTSLTLYQLLMRLERMLIGVKKV
- a CDS encoding heavy metal translocating P-type ATPase: MTYKVEKLSPGRLRLTSYLFQYLHHPDETLRAYFSRFGGVRRVSYSRSSGRLILEYDTKNFDLIEFLSHIENTPRDVFLEDLSREKQSKQKEANGASRWLMLSTLGFLPYLMRGLLPTSLLAGMTLLLSKPVFEKAISSLRKGKLDVHMLDSSAIALASLTGSPLSAHTMVFLLALGDYLSERVERKAYEKIEKLFSYKEDTAWLMIGNGQAVKVKALDLKRGDLIAVYAGEKIPADGVVEEGDALVNQASLTGESNPVHKKTGDKVFAGTFVEDGKLYIRVEEVGEETVVAKIAKIVEESIKEPINIQRMAEETANRLVMPTIGLGALSYITSGQISRLTSTLIIDYHTGIHLATPLTVLSSVAQASTYGILIKSGGKLEALSRVDTFVMDKTGTLTVGHPVIEDVVGLEVSEDETLLYSASLEQRITHPVARAIVKLAEAKGLELLPRENSQYHIGLGIEGELNGTKFMLGSTRFMQKKKIRISQEIRSLVDKFHSEAKSVLYLVRERKIVGLLTFRDPLREDAKDVVAELKRRGKRVVLCTGDNEGIAKYMAKELGIEEYYARVFPAEKAKVVEKLKKQGRVVAFVGDGVNDSPALSVADVGISLRSGTDIAIEVADVVIGDSLWHLVDVVDIAERTIRKLKTIYRLNGLANTVGLIGSALGLFGPSVSTLINNGTTVLLGLYSIKNPKEVKSHGREEGPCTRA
- a CDS encoding SCP2 sterol-binding domain-containing protein — its product is MKANTEDYIRELKLLAHHIQETHGEVLKNIQEPILLEVELPEREIALFIISSEGIRQAISTQEAKNVVKVNYKDLMRLVEKPSRIIRYIFEGRVRIKGDYQRILSILQNLL
- a CDS encoding glycosyltransferase: MKLVDITPYFHSKSGGIRRYLLEKSKYMQKKGIEHVLIIPGKERRTYHINSTKVYELPSFPLPLTGGYRFFSSFAEIREILKIEEPDVVELGGTYQPINHLKSDNYLLSVFYHSDIRTDLSLLPAPERLKRVLLEHTIRKKLAKADLIITPSRVQEEFLMACGLENIITVNLGVDTEVFNPSKRDPYFEKALGIYAGRFKLIYAGRLSPEKNLDLLLEVFQHLDPTLFHLVVVGDGPLRKRVERLSQKLPNLTYLGYLQREEDLAKVYASCDIFVSTSTGETYGLAFLEAQACGCLLVAYDMGLETQPFKEFLVKELTLEAFYHAIVRACNEVSLVNKEKVSSFVLSNFSWNATFEKLLDVYQGVLV